A window from Streptomyces sp. NBC_00335 encodes these proteins:
- a CDS encoding ABC transporter ATP-binding protein has product MNENASPPPLTVTDVTVRFSGLTALDSVSFTVEPGSVHAVIGPNGAGKSTCFNVLSGVYRATSGSVHFGDAELTGLAPHAVAALGIARTFQNLALPPHTTVAESLLLGRHRLMRTGFLAAGLRLPAAAREDRRHRERVREIAEFVGLEGDLAAPAGSLPYGKQKLVELARALCMEPRLLLLDEPVAGMTADERQRTAAVIAGVRDSLGISIVLVEHDMGMVMRLADAVTVLDFGKRIGGGTPAQVQNDPAVIRAYLGEEEPAA; this is encoded by the coding sequence GTGAACGAGAACGCCTCCCCTCCGCCGCTCACCGTCACCGACGTCACCGTCCGCTTCTCCGGCCTCACCGCCCTCGACTCCGTGTCCTTCACGGTGGAACCCGGCAGCGTGCACGCCGTCATCGGACCCAACGGTGCGGGCAAGTCCACCTGCTTCAACGTGCTGTCCGGGGTGTACCGGGCCACCAGCGGGAGCGTCCACTTCGGCGACGCCGAGCTCACCGGTCTCGCCCCGCACGCCGTCGCGGCCCTCGGCATCGCCCGCACCTTCCAGAACCTGGCACTGCCCCCGCACACCACCGTCGCCGAAAGCCTCCTGCTGGGGCGCCACCGGCTGATGCGGACCGGCTTCCTGGCCGCCGGACTGCGGCTGCCCGCCGCCGCCCGCGAGGACCGCCGGCACCGTGAAAGGGTCCGGGAGATAGCCGAGTTCGTCGGGCTGGAGGGCGACCTCGCGGCGCCCGCCGGTTCGCTCCCGTACGGAAAGCAGAAGCTCGTCGAGCTGGCCCGCGCCCTGTGCATGGAGCCCCGGCTGCTGCTCCTCGACGAACCCGTCGCCGGGATGACCGCGGACGAGAGGCAGCGCACCGCCGCCGTCATCGCGGGTGTCCGGGACAGCCTCGGCATCTCGATCGTGCTGGTCGAACACGACATGGGCATGGTGATGCGGCTCGCGGATGCGGTGACCGTACTCGACTTCGGCAAGCGCATCGGCGGCGGGACCCCCGCGCAGGTGCAGAACGATCCCGCGGTCATCCGCGCATACCTCGGAGAGGAGGAACCGGCCGCATGA
- a CDS encoding transglycosylase SLT domain-containing protein codes for MSNAVIRRIAASKKTLTGTVLALGVAGSMLAAVPAQAAPMSAKAIAQQMIKDPAQFAAFNNIVSRESGWDHTATNSSSGAYGLVQALPASKMSSAGSDWKTNPATQIKWGLDYMNSRYGSPEGAWSFWQNHHWY; via the coding sequence GTGTCCAACGCCGTCATCCGCCGCATCGCCGCTTCGAAGAAGACCCTCACGGGTACCGTCCTCGCCCTGGGCGTCGCCGGTTCCATGCTGGCCGCGGTTCCCGCGCAGGCCGCCCCGATGAGTGCCAAGGCGATCGCTCAGCAGATGATCAAGGACCCGGCGCAGTTCGCGGCGTTCAACAACATCGTTTCCCGTGAGAGCGGCTGGGACCACACCGCCACGAACTCTTCCTCGGGTGCTTACGGCCTGGTCCAGGCCCTGCCGGCCTCGAAGATGTCCTCGGCGGGCTCGGACTGGAAGACCAACCCGGCCACCCAGATCAAGTGGGGCCTGGACTACATGAACTCCCGCTACGGCAGCCCCGAGGGCGCCTGGAGCTTCTGGCAGAACCACCACTGGTACTAA
- a CDS encoding helix-turn-helix transcriptional regulator, protein MTGHTTAATPCRIYGRTTELAAVAALSDQLRPRHGGALLLAAEPGLGRSALLTWAADAFTLGPVLRPRRLPGEPRPYDGMHALLCAAAESRGAAPPRAAFGTVRPAGLPELLRQYVPEEHPLLVCVDDVHLWDAPSRAVLGSAARRPDPARPIGLLLSVAEHRADDPEFAGLPVVRFGPLDDGAATALLRDLTGGGLDPAVRSELLSEAEGNPAVLTALAQRLTPDQLGGHRPLPRPLVDGGALWAVFGSRLAPLPSPARQLLLLVAAAQEPDPDAAGADASLVLLAARKAGLDPAALDPAEAARLVHHDGDRIAFAGSLLRRTVYSGAPSSQRRAAHALLASVIDSDRHRLHHLLHLALAAQGPDAVLAAGLVEAAAPGTPTSGMERSAALARAAELTAHEDARTARLTAAADYARLAGHARRARRLLAATREGASPDALQGRTELVRGSMALRDGPVGDAYQALIMAAERLDPSDAEAALEARMEAMDAAWAAGDAAACLAALAEAPLPAPPRDPAFACSPAAPADPFAPGRGVDPMLDYRAGLRTAIVGHLAEARSPLRRVLDRARDDDDPTRLLRAGVAALVLGDIAAACRANARALAVSRSRGLASLTPRILEHLAYAELRAGQHARARAHAQEGLRAAHRAGQRNVAAGQHAILALVASVEDDAAAVAAHAGAAVEIARPHGLLQAVTLAEWASARADLCRGRPFEAAARLGPLTRPGPGCGHFAVRMLALPCFVEAAVQSGASAEAKAAVEEFALWAALGTDPQAPAQLARCRALIAPPDDTADALYALALTQHETVHGDFERARTQLLYGKWLRRRRRPAEAKNRLRDALVTFERCGAPAWAEQTRAELRATGDAPAPAPAGGLALLTPQQLRIARCVAEGATNREVALTLSVSPRTVDHHLRNVFAVLGVRSRTELSRLVDRAERGGAPAQG, encoded by the coding sequence GTGACCGGACACACGACTGCGGCAACTCCTTGCCGGATTTACGGCCGGACGACCGAACTGGCGGCTGTGGCCGCCCTGTCGGATCAGCTCCGGCCCAGACACGGCGGGGCGCTGCTGCTCGCGGCGGAGCCCGGCCTGGGCCGCAGTGCTCTTCTCACCTGGGCCGCCGACGCGTTCACGCTCGGGCCGGTCCTTCGCCCCCGACGCCTCCCCGGCGAGCCCCGCCCCTACGACGGTATGCACGCACTGCTGTGCGCGGCGGCCGAGAGTAGGGGCGCGGCGCCGCCGCGGGCCGCGTTCGGAACGGTCCGGCCGGCCGGACTGCCCGAACTGCTGAGGCAGTACGTCCCCGAGGAACATCCCCTGCTCGTCTGCGTGGACGACGTACATCTGTGGGACGCGCCCTCGCGGGCCGTCCTCGGCTCGGCCGCACGACGTCCCGACCCCGCGCGCCCGATCGGACTCCTGCTCTCGGTCGCGGAACACCGGGCGGACGATCCCGAGTTCGCGGGACTGCCCGTGGTCCGCTTCGGCCCGCTCGACGACGGTGCGGCGACCGCCCTGCTCCGCGACCTCACCGGTGGGGGACTGGACCCTGCCGTACGTTCGGAGTTGTTGTCGGAGGCCGAAGGCAACCCGGCCGTCCTGACGGCCCTCGCCCAGCGCCTGACACCGGATCAGCTCGGCGGCCATCGGCCGCTGCCGCGCCCGCTCGTGGACGGCGGCGCCCTGTGGGCCGTCTTCGGGAGCCGCCTCGCCCCGCTGCCGTCCCCCGCCCGACAGCTCCTGCTCCTGGTGGCGGCCGCGCAGGAGCCCGATCCCGACGCGGCCGGGGCGGATGCCTCCCTGGTCCTGCTGGCCGCCCGCAAGGCCGGACTCGACCCGGCCGCGCTGGACCCCGCCGAGGCGGCGAGGCTGGTGCACCACGACGGGGACCGCATCGCCTTCGCAGGCTCCTTGCTCCGCCGGACCGTGTACTCCGGCGCGCCGTCCTCGCAGCGGCGGGCCGCCCACGCGCTGCTCGCCTCTGTCATCGACTCCGACCGCCACCGCCTGCACCACCTGCTGCACCTCGCACTGGCCGCGCAAGGGCCCGACGCCGTCCTCGCGGCCGGCCTCGTCGAGGCGGCCGCTCCCGGCACGCCGACGTCCGGCATGGAACGCTCGGCCGCCCTGGCCAGGGCCGCGGAACTCACCGCCCACGAGGATGCCCGTACCGCCCGCCTCACCGCCGCGGCGGACTACGCCCGCCTGGCCGGGCACGCCCGCAGGGCGCGCCGGCTGCTGGCGGCCACCCGGGAGGGCGCGTCCCCCGATGCGCTGCAGGGCCGCACGGAGCTCGTCCGGGGCAGCATGGCCTTGCGGGACGGGCCGGTCGGCGACGCCTATCAGGCGCTGATCATGGCCGCGGAGCGGCTCGACCCGTCCGACGCGGAGGCCGCTCTGGAAGCCAGGATGGAGGCCATGGACGCGGCCTGGGCCGCGGGCGACGCCGCCGCCTGCCTCGCGGCCCTCGCCGAGGCCCCGCTCCCGGCTCCACCACGGGACCCCGCCTTCGCCTGCTCACCGGCGGCGCCGGCCGACCCGTTCGCGCCCGGCCGGGGCGTGGATCCGATGCTCGACTACCGGGCGGGACTGCGCACGGCGATCGTCGGGCACCTGGCCGAGGCACGATCACCGCTGCGCCGGGTCCTCGACCGTGCGCGGGACGACGACGACCCCACCCGGCTGCTGCGGGCCGGGGTGGCCGCGCTCGTACTCGGCGACATCGCGGCGGCGTGCCGGGCCAACGCGCGGGCCCTGGCCGTATCCCGGTCGCGGGGGCTGGCCTCCCTCACCCCGCGGATCCTCGAACACCTCGCGTACGCCGAGCTGCGGGCCGGCCAGCACGCGCGGGCCAGGGCCCACGCACAGGAAGGCCTCCGCGCCGCCCACCGGGCCGGCCAGCGCAACGTGGCCGCAGGTCAGCACGCGATCCTGGCCCTGGTCGCCTCGGTCGAGGACGACGCGGCAGCCGTCGCCGCGCACGCGGGAGCGGCCGTGGAGATCGCGCGCCCGCACGGGCTGCTGCAAGCCGTCACCCTGGCCGAATGGGCCTCGGCGCGCGCCGACCTGTGCCGGGGCCGGCCCTTCGAGGCCGCCGCCCGGCTCGGCCCGCTGACCAGGCCGGGGCCCGGGTGCGGCCACTTCGCCGTCCGCATGCTCGCCCTGCCGTGCTTCGTGGAAGCGGCCGTACAGTCCGGGGCTTCGGCGGAAGCGAAGGCGGCCGTCGAGGAGTTCGCCCTCTGGGCCGCCCTGGGCACCGATCCTCAGGCACCGGCGCAGTTGGCCCGGTGCCGCGCCCTGATCGCCCCGCCGGACGACACCGCCGATGCGCTCTACGCCCTGGCACTGACACAGCACGAGACGGTGCACGGCGACTTCGAACGGGCCCGCACCCAGCTGCTGTACGGAAAGTGGCTGCGCCGCCGGCGCCGTCCGGCCGAGGCGAAGAACCGGCTGCGGGACGCGCTGGTCACCTTCGAGCGCTGCGGGGCCCCGGCCTGGGCCGAGCAGACCCGCGCCGAACTGCGGGCCACCGGCGACGCACCCGCACCGGCGCCGGCGGGCGGGCTGGCCCTGCTCACACCGCAGCAGTTGCGGATCGCGCGCTGTGTCGCCGAGGGCGCCACGAACCGGGAGGTGGCGCTGACCCTCTCCGTCAGCCCGCGCACCGTCGACCACCACCTGCGCAACGTCTTCGCCGTGCTCGGAGTGCGCTCCCGGACGGAGCTCTCCCGACTGGTGGACCGGGCCGAAAGGGGCGGGGCACCGGCGCAAGGGTGA
- a CDS encoding D-hexose-6-phosphate mutarotase produces the protein MDQIFEKFRTLPVEEQLSPALTRRRYADFPVLVVDHPRAGQACLSIQGGQLVTWRPATARADDPGVLWSADPDLWRRGTAVRGGVPLCWPWFGPAGPAGSPSHGFARTTDWELTAWEEDADRVVVECTLRPSPATRALWPEEFVLVARYTLTDTCLIEIEDRGDHTATAALHTYVRIGDLGRAHLAGLGPEHTDGLTRRRYEDEDGTLTPVDHVERFQTVPAPVTTVRDEVLGRIVALAHHDHSDVVVWNPGAELARGMADIAPQEHRHFVCAETARVGRPLVAEEGRPGRLSVELRMTEQ, from the coding sequence ATGGATCAGATCTTCGAGAAGTTCCGGACCCTGCCCGTCGAGGAGCAGCTCTCCCCGGCCCTCACCCGCCGCAGGTACGCGGACTTCCCCGTCCTCGTCGTGGACCACCCGCGAGCCGGACAGGCGTGTCTGAGCATCCAGGGCGGACAGCTCGTCACCTGGCGCCCCGCCACCGCCCGCGCCGACGACCCCGGCGTGCTGTGGTCCGCCGATCCGGACCTGTGGCGGCGCGGAACCGCCGTGCGCGGAGGCGTCCCGCTGTGCTGGCCGTGGTTCGGCCCGGCCGGCCCCGCCGGCTCGCCCTCGCACGGGTTCGCGCGGACCACCGACTGGGAGCTGACGGCGTGGGAGGAGGACGCGGACCGGGTCGTCGTGGAATGCACGCTGCGTCCCTCGCCGGCGACCCGCGCGCTGTGGCCCGAGGAGTTCGTCCTGGTGGCGCGGTACACCCTGACCGACACCTGCCTGATCGAGATCGAGGACCGGGGCGACCACACCGCCACGGCCGCCCTCCACACCTACGTACGGATCGGCGACCTCGGACGGGCACACCTCGCGGGCCTCGGCCCCGAACACACCGACGGGCTCACCCGGCGCCGCTACGAGGACGAAGACGGCACGCTGACCCCGGTGGACCACGTCGAGCGGTTCCAGACGGTGCCGGCGCCCGTCACCACGGTGCGGGACGAGGTGCTGGGCAGGATCGTCGCCCTCGCCCACCACGACCACAGCGACGTGGTGGTCTGGAATCCGGGCGCCGAACTCGCGCGGGGCATGGCCGACATCGCGCCGCAGGAGCACCGGCACTTCGTGTGTGCGGAAACCGCGCGGGTGGGACGGCCGCTCGTGGCGGAAGAGGGGCGGCCGGGTCGACTGTCGGTCGAACTTCGGATGACGGAGCAATGA
- a CDS encoding PucR family transcriptional regulator encodes MGGRRTRTEQEWSVLLSAADVLITDIPGLTDQLIKDLAKHSPLFDLAVPRDEHWSQVSKAMHYGIEAFAAPRSAPRKDLSYAEELGRRRAEQGLPLDLLLYAYRRAGRLTWDALLDIVTEKDPEALPVLARAAGAMWAGIEQQAAATAEAYRSAEVEMRRRSDERVQALLDALLEGDSAPALAAQVALALDLPEQGRYAVVVLPADRGDTVHRVVAAGGMRLFWRMRTERELAVVALGDSSTAELAVELADRCPGPGGISPVVDGLAELGRARRLAETALRTCGQDERVLVRLTDRLPTALVVRQPELSAELVQAVLGPLLDLDPADRAMLLETLDAWLTAEGSAGRAASRLYCHRNTVFNRLRRLESLTSKSLSRPRDLIALTLARDAYRLSGG; translated from the coding sequence ATGGGTGGACGTAGAACACGCACGGAACAGGAATGGTCGGTCCTGCTGTCGGCGGCGGACGTACTGATCACGGACATTCCCGGACTCACCGACCAGCTCATCAAGGACCTGGCGAAACATTCGCCGCTTTTCGACCTGGCCGTTCCGCGGGACGAACACTGGAGCCAGGTCAGCAAAGCCATGCACTACGGGATCGAGGCCTTCGCCGCACCCCGGTCCGCCCCGCGCAAGGACCTGTCGTACGCGGAGGAACTGGGCCGGCGACGGGCCGAGCAGGGGCTGCCACTGGACCTGCTGCTCTACGCGTACCGCAGGGCGGGCCGGCTCACCTGGGACGCGCTGCTGGACATCGTCACCGAGAAGGACCCGGAGGCGCTGCCCGTACTGGCCCGCGCCGCCGGGGCCATGTGGGCCGGGATCGAGCAGCAGGCCGCCGCGACCGCGGAGGCGTACCGCAGCGCGGAGGTCGAGATGCGCCGGCGCAGCGACGAGCGGGTGCAGGCCCTCCTGGACGCCCTGCTGGAGGGGGACAGCGCTCCGGCGCTGGCGGCCCAGGTGGCGCTCGCCCTGGACCTGCCGGAGCAGGGGCGGTACGCGGTGGTCGTGCTGCCGGCCGACCGGGGTGACACGGTGCACCGGGTGGTGGCGGCGGGCGGGATGCGGCTGTTCTGGCGGATGCGCACGGAGCGGGAGCTGGCCGTGGTGGCGCTGGGCGACTCCTCGACGGCCGAGCTGGCGGTGGAGCTCGCGGACCGCTGCCCGGGACCGGGCGGGATCAGCCCCGTGGTGGACGGACTGGCCGAACTGGGCCGGGCCCGCCGGCTGGCGGAGACGGCGCTGCGGACCTGCGGGCAGGACGAACGGGTGCTGGTACGGCTGACCGACCGGCTGCCCACGGCCCTGGTCGTGCGCCAGCCCGAGCTGTCTGCCGAGCTGGTCCAGGCGGTCCTCGGCCCCCTGCTGGACCTGGACCCGGCGGACCGGGCGATGCTGCTGGAGACCCTCGACGCCTGGCTGACGGCGGAGGGTTCGGCGGGCCGCGCGGCGAGCCGCCTGTACTGCCACCGCAACACGGTCTTCAACCGGCTGCGCCGGCTGGAGAGCCTGACGTCGAAGTCCCTGTCCCGTCCGCGGGACCTGATCGCGCTGACCCTGGCGCGGGACGCGTACCGGTTGTCGGGGGGCTGA
- a CDS encoding branched-chain amino acid ABC transporter permease, with product MTTFLELLLGGLSMGSVYALIALGFVVIFKATEVVNFAHASLLLAGGYVTATLHEELGFWGALLAGALSAAAVGAAIEFLVMRRYRGQDQSVLAIVTIGVDILLITDLTRRLGTDVLSLGDPWGDRVVHLGAVTVPQTRIAAILAAGLLITVFLLVFRHTSWGVAMRAAAEQPETAALMGVRLGRVSIAAWAVAGALAAVAALFLTVFPTPGLERATSLAALKAFPAAILGGLDSTSGALAGGLIVGVTEALATGYQGQLTFLGRGIGDLAPYLVMVAVLLIRPAGLFGTKELARV from the coding sequence ATGACCACTTTCCTCGAACTACTTCTCGGCGGGCTCTCCATGGGCTCCGTCTACGCACTGATCGCCCTCGGCTTCGTGGTCATCTTCAAAGCCACCGAAGTGGTCAACTTCGCCCACGCCTCCCTGCTGCTGGCAGGCGGCTACGTCACCGCGACCCTGCACGAGGAGCTCGGATTCTGGGGCGCCCTCCTGGCCGGCGCCCTCTCGGCGGCCGCCGTCGGGGCGGCCATCGAGTTCCTGGTGATGCGGCGCTACCGGGGCCAGGACCAGAGCGTGCTGGCCATCGTCACCATCGGCGTCGACATCCTCCTCATCACCGACCTCACCCGGCGCCTCGGCACCGACGTGCTCTCGCTCGGCGATCCGTGGGGCGACCGCGTGGTCCACCTCGGCGCGGTCACCGTGCCCCAGACCCGGATCGCCGCCATCCTGGCCGCCGGGCTGCTCATCACCGTGTTCCTGCTCGTGTTCCGGCACACCTCCTGGGGCGTCGCCATGCGCGCCGCCGCCGAACAGCCCGAGACGGCCGCGCTGATGGGCGTACGGCTGGGCCGGGTCTCGATCGCGGCGTGGGCCGTGGCCGGTGCACTGGCCGCCGTCGCCGCGCTCTTCCTGACCGTCTTCCCCACGCCCGGCCTGGAGCGGGCCACGTCCCTGGCCGCCCTGAAGGCCTTCCCGGCCGCGATCCTCGGCGGCCTCGACTCCACCTCCGGCGCACTGGCCGGCGGACTGATCGTCGGAGTCACCGAGGCGCTGGCCACCGGCTACCAGGGCCAGTTGACCTTCCTCGGCCGGGGCATCGGAGATTTGGCCCCGTACCTCGTGATGGTCGCGGTCCTGCTGATCCGGCCCGCCGGACTCTTCGGCACGAAGGAGCTCGCCCGTGTCTGA
- the bla gene encoding class A beta-lactamase: MNTTGKAPSRRALLAWGAGVAVAASMPVAGGSALAATPSPGGSAGIAHALADLEREHAARLGVYAHDTATGRTLRYRAQERFPICSVFKTLAVAAVLRDLDRDGEFLAKRVRYTAKEATASGYAPITGRPENLAHGMTIAELSDATIRFSDNAAANLLLRELGGPTAVTRFARSTGDATTRLDRWEPELNSAEPWRVTDTTTPYAIGRTYERLVLGSVLEPADRRRLTGWLLGNTTGSERLRAGLPEGWTVADKTGGGEYGTNNDVGIAWPPGRPALVIAVLTTKPHPDAPADNPLIARAAALVATALTER, from the coding sequence GTGAACACCACTGGGAAGGCCCCGTCCCGACGCGCCCTGCTTGCGTGGGGCGCCGGAGTGGCAGTGGCAGCCTCGATGCCGGTGGCGGGCGGGAGTGCCCTGGCCGCCACCCCGTCCCCCGGCGGCAGCGCCGGGATCGCGCACGCGCTGGCGGACCTGGAGCGGGAGCACGCCGCCCGCCTGGGCGTCTACGCCCACGACACCGCCACCGGGCGCACCCTGCGGTACCGGGCGCAGGAGCGTTTCCCCATCTGCTCGGTCTTCAAGACCCTGGCCGTGGCCGCCGTACTGCGCGACCTCGACCGGGACGGGGAGTTCCTGGCCAAGCGCGTCCGCTACACCGCGAAGGAGGCCACCGCCTCCGGGTACGCGCCGATCACCGGCCGGCCGGAGAACCTCGCCCATGGAATGACCATCGCGGAGCTGAGCGACGCCACGATCCGCTTCAGCGACAACGCCGCCGCCAACCTGCTCCTGCGCGAGCTGGGCGGCCCGACCGCGGTCACCCGCTTCGCCCGCTCGACCGGGGACGCGACGACCCGCCTGGACCGGTGGGAGCCGGAGCTGAACAGCGCCGAACCCTGGCGGGTCACCGACACCACCACCCCGTACGCCATCGGGCGGACCTACGAGCGCCTCGTCCTCGGCTCCGTACTCGAGCCGGCGGACCGGCGGCGGCTCACCGGGTGGCTGCTGGGCAACACCACGGGCAGTGAGCGGCTGCGGGCCGGTCTGCCGGAGGGCTGGACGGTGGCGGACAAGACCGGCGGGGGCGAGTACGGCACCAACAACGACGTGGGCATCGCCTGGCCCCCCGGGCGGCCGGCCCTCGTCATCGCCGTCCTGACGACCAAGCCCCACCCCGATGCGCCGGCCGACAATCCGCTCATCGCCCGGGCGGCCGCACTCGTGGCCACGGCCCTGACCGAGCGGTGA
- a CDS encoding DUF7916 family protein, which yields MTTQRILDLDRDALAALRGRDLTRAVAAAEGRTMVAEVFAERAALSPHPDGRGVHNAELVAAFGADIVILNLIERAWDGERLVMPGLGTFTSFTDLARLIGRPVGVNLEPGDVPEIRRATSEHARRLVDMGAALLCITANPGTGGTYDGMARVTEELRKGLGDDAALWSGKMHHAGCPERVTPARLTALVDAGADGVVAPLPGTLPGVTRELAATAVAAVQDAGAIVMGAIGTSQEGSHANVVPQLALNAKEAGFDAHHFGDSYIPGMCDPEVMYAYSVAIRGRRHTWNRMSFTPGRSAHAEAAPGGNW from the coding sequence ATGACCACTCAGCGAATCCTCGACCTCGACCGCGACGCGCTCGCCGCCCTGCGCGGCCGCGATCTGACCCGGGCGGTGGCCGCCGCCGAGGGCCGCACCATGGTGGCCGAGGTCTTCGCCGAGCGCGCCGCGCTCTCCCCGCACCCGGACGGGCGGGGGGTGCACAACGCCGAGCTGGTGGCCGCCTTCGGCGCCGACATCGTCATCCTCAACCTCATCGAGCGCGCCTGGGACGGGGAGCGGCTCGTCATGCCCGGCCTCGGCACCTTCACGTCCTTCACCGACCTCGCCCGCCTGATCGGGCGCCCCGTGGGCGTGAACCTGGAGCCCGGCGACGTCCCGGAGATCCGCCGCGCCACCTCCGAGCACGCCCGGCGCCTCGTCGACATGGGTGCCGCACTGCTGTGCATCACCGCCAATCCGGGAACGGGCGGCACCTACGACGGCATGGCGCGGGTCACCGAGGAACTGCGCAAGGGGCTCGGTGACGACGCGGCCCTGTGGTCGGGCAAGATGCACCACGCGGGCTGCCCCGAGCGCGTCACTCCCGCGCGGCTGACCGCCCTGGTCGACGCCGGCGCGGACGGCGTGGTCGCCCCGCTGCCGGGAACCCTGCCGGGCGTGACCCGCGAACTGGCCGCGACGGCCGTCGCCGCGGTCCAGGACGCGGGTGCGATCGTCATGGGCGCCATCGGCACCAGCCAGGAGGGCTCCCACGCGAACGTGGTGCCGCAACTCGCCCTCAACGCCAAGGAAGCCGGCTTCGACGCGCACCACTTCGGCGACTCCTACATTCCCGGCATGTGCGACCCCGAGGTCATGTACGCCTACTCGGTGGCCATCCGCGGCCGCCGCCACACCTGGAACCGCATGTCCTTCACCCCGGGCCGCTCCGCCCACGCCGAGGCCGCGCCGGGCGGCAACTGGTAG
- a CDS encoding ABC transporter ATP-binding protein has protein sequence MGSLQVRALSVGYGPVRALRSVSLDVPAGAVVVVLGGNGAGKSTLLRAVSRTLGFHRGTVTDGAVTFDGKPLDGLSPDRVVAAGVVQVPEGRKIFTRMTVADNLRAGALGGRAGSRADTARSLARVHELFPVLAQRARQRAGLLSGGEQQMLALGRALMARPRLLLLDEPTLGLAPKMAATIAETITEINASGASVLLVEQNAALALRLSSHAYVLEVGEVTLDGPADELAASDEVRRRYLGITDETAPGPATAGTGPELRRWSA, from the coding sequence GTGGGTTCGCTACAGGTACGCGCGCTCTCCGTCGGCTACGGGCCGGTCCGGGCACTGCGCTCCGTATCGCTCGACGTGCCCGCCGGCGCCGTGGTCGTCGTACTCGGTGGGAACGGCGCCGGGAAGTCGACGCTGCTGCGCGCGGTGTCCCGGACGCTCGGGTTCCACCGGGGCACCGTGACGGACGGCGCCGTCACCTTCGACGGCAAGCCGCTGGACGGGCTCAGCCCGGACCGGGTCGTCGCCGCCGGGGTGGTCCAAGTACCCGAAGGACGCAAGATCTTCACCCGCATGACCGTCGCGGACAACCTCCGTGCCGGGGCCCTGGGAGGCCGCGCGGGATCCCGCGCCGATACGGCCCGATCGCTGGCCCGGGTGCACGAGCTGTTCCCCGTACTGGCCCAGCGGGCTCGGCAGCGGGCCGGACTGCTGTCCGGCGGCGAACAGCAGATGCTGGCCCTGGGCCGGGCCCTGATGGCCCGCCCGCGCCTGCTCCTGCTCGACGAACCCACCCTCGGGCTCGCCCCCAAGATGGCCGCCACCATCGCCGAGACCATCACCGAGATCAACGCCTCGGGCGCCTCGGTCCTGCTCGTCGAGCAGAACGCCGCCCTGGCCCTGAGGCTTTCCTCGCACGCCTACGTCTTGGAGGTCGGCGAGGTCACCCTCGACGGCCCGGCCGACGAGCTGGCCGCCTCGGACGAGGTCCGGCGCCGCTACCTCGGCATCACGGACGAGACCGCACCCGGGCCGGCCACCGCCGGGACGGGCCCGGAACTGCGGAGGTGGTCGGCGTGA
- the bdeA gene encoding bis(hydroxyethyl) terephthalate hydrolase, with the protein MRGRSVDPAGGGTRLRSLVSALAALVTIGAIATFTASGAQAAANPYERGPAPTNSSIEALRGSYSVSQTSVSSLLVTGFGGGTIYYPTSTADGTFGAVVISPGFTAYESSIAWLGPRLASQGFIVMTIDTLTTLDQPDSRGRQLLSALDYLTERSSVRNRIDSSRLGVMGHSMGGGGTLEAAKSRTSLQAAIALTGWNTDKSWPEIKTPTLIVGADGDTVAPVATHSEPFYTSLPSSLDKAYLELNNATHFTPNSSDTTIAKYSISWLKRFIDNDTRFEQFLCPVPSPSLTIEEYRGNCPHTS; encoded by the coding sequence ATGCGGGGACGGTCCGTCGACCCCGCCGGCGGCGGGACGCGGCTCCGTTCGCTCGTGTCCGCACTGGCGGCGCTCGTGACGATCGGCGCGATCGCCACGTTCACGGCGTCCGGGGCACAGGCCGCGGCCAACCCGTACGAGCGGGGCCCCGCTCCGACCAACTCGAGCATCGAGGCACTCCGCGGCTCCTACTCGGTGTCGCAGACCAGCGTTTCCTCCCTGCTGGTCACCGGCTTCGGCGGCGGCACCATCTACTACCCCACGTCCACCGCGGACGGGACCTTCGGCGCCGTGGTGATCTCGCCCGGCTTCACCGCCTACGAGTCCTCCATCGCCTGGCTCGGCCCGCGACTGGCTTCCCAGGGCTTCATCGTCATGACCATCGACACGCTCACCACCCTCGACCAGCCCGACAGCAGGGGACGTCAACTGCTCTCCGCCCTGGACTACTTGACGGAGCGCAGTAGCGTCCGCAACAGGATCGACAGCAGCCGGCTCGGTGTGATGGGCCACTCCATGGGTGGCGGCGGCACGCTGGAGGCCGCGAAGAGCCGGACTTCGCTGCAGGCGGCGATCGCGCTCACCGGCTGGAACACCGACAAGTCCTGGCCCGAGATCAAGACCCCGACCCTGATCGTGGGGGCCGACGGCGACACGGTCGCGCCGGTCGCCACGCACTCCGAGCCCTTCTACACGAGCCTGCCCAGCTCGCTCGACAAGGCGTACCTGGAACTCAACAACGCCACGCACTTCACCCCGAACAGCTCGGACACCACGATCGCGAAGTACAGCATTTCGTGGCTGAAGCGGTTCATCGACAACGACACCCGCTTCGAGCAGTTCCTCTGCCCGGTGCCGAGCCCGAGCCTGACCATCGAGGAGTACCGGGGCAACTGCCCCCACACCTCCTGA